From the Pelagibaculum spongiae genome, the window TTCTGAATTCAATAATTTTATCTAGAGAATAAATAATTCAAAAAAAACGGGCGCCAATTTAATTGGTTCCCGCTTGCAATGAAAGCAAAGTTTTATTTCTTTGCGTCCATTTTCATTTCACCATGATCTATGGTTTCGCTATCTGCTGCCGACATTTTCATGTCATGCTTCATTTTTGACATGTCATGCCCGCCAGCTTCGCTCTTCATATGTTGCATCGAAGTTTTGCTGAGCAATTCCAAGCTTAGCTGGTCGAATTGATGCAAGTCTCCGCCATAATTTTTGGCAAACACTTCAGCTAGCGACTTATCCGAAAAACTTGCCAGCGCTGGCCCCATAGCGCCCATGCGGGAAGTACCTGCAACATACCAAGCGTTTCTGCCATCGATGAATTGTTCGTCTGAAGGGCTTTCCCAACTGGTTTGCCCCATATCGTGCACCCAAACTTCTCGCAACCCGGCTTTATTTTCAGGATCTAATGCCCAAGTCAGCATATCTCGAGTGGAGCAGAATTTTTTTACTTGGCTAGAGCCATCTTTATAGGTTTCGCCCTTAGGACCAGGAAAGCGGCCAATAATCATTCCACATAAATGGCACTCATCAGCTGATTCAATGGCTACTGCTTTAGCTATTTGTGTTTCTGCTTTTTCAGCAGAGCAACCGAGGATAAAAGCAACTGCAAATAGCGCTGAAATAATTCGTTTTTTATTCATCTTAATCTCTTACCACCTCAATATCTTAAAAATATTTCAAAGTCGTTTAAATGTGCTTTCTGCCGAAAATCCACAACGACAACCCGGTCAGTGACACGAGCCAACCCAGCATCACGGAAAATAAAAAAACAATGGAAAAGCTTGCTGATGAAGCAGTTGCCAAAACGCCACCGAGCATTTTCATATCTCCAAGATATTGAAGATTAACCAAACGAAATAAATCAGTTGGATTTAACAACATTAACCATGGAAAGACTTCACTATCTAGCTGGCCTTGGCTCATTACCAGAATGCCAAGCAATCCTAGGTCAAAAATAATCACAAAGAAAAGCCAACCTAGCAGTGCGGCGGCGGCAGCCCGCGATTTCTCAACCACTAGCGAGCTAAATAACAAAGCAAAAGCAATAAAGATCCAACCCAATAAACTGGCTGAACTAATTAATAATAAAAAACCTTTGATTAAGGCTGGCCAATCGGTTTGATCTCCCAGAACGCCCATAATAATTGCTGCGACAGAAAAGCCTGAAAATGTGGCTAAAAATAGCGCGCTGCCCTGTCCCAACAACTTACCTAGCAATAATTGATAACGACTGAGCGGATAACTTAGCAATAACAGCAAGGTGCCGCGTTCAGCCTCTCCCACCAAAGCATCGTAAGCCATTAATAATGCAATCAATGGAATGATGACTACGGCTAACGAAGACAGCGAAGCCAAGGTGCTAGATAAAGAAACAAAACCAACTTGGCCAGATGCGGCAGCGCCAAACCAGGCAATACCCACTGCCAGTAGTGCCAACACGACAGCTACTGAGATAATCCAGCGATTTCGCACCGCATCGAGTAATTCTTTTTGAGCAACAGTAATAATGGCATGCATTAGCTGGCACTCCGGTTGCAAAAGTGGTTGTACAAATCTTCCAGGCTCGGTAAGTGCCAATGAAAATCTTCTATAGAAGATAATTGAGACAATTGCTGATTTAATTTCAATTTATCGGTCAAAGGCGCTTTGAACTGATAATGATTACCTGACTGGTGAGATAAATGCTGCTGCAAATAATCAGATAATTGCAGCTGATTAGCGGTTACATCTAATTGAACTGGCAAATCAGCTTGATGGCGTAGTTCTTTCATATCACCACTGGCCAGCATTTCGCCTTGCCCTAAAATTATTGCCCGATCAATATATTGCTCGACACCGGGTAATACATGTGAACATAAAATAACGCTGCAGCCTTGATGCTTTAACTGATTTAATGTTTGATAAAACTCTCTAGTCGCCAGTGGATCAAGCCCAACCGTTGGCTCATCTAGCAGCAGTAGCTTAGGTTCACCCAATAGTGCTTGAGCCAAA encodes:
- a CDS encoding nitrous oxide reductase accessory protein NosL, translated to MNKKRIISALFAVAFILGCSAEKAETQIAKAVAIESADECHLCGMIIGRFPGPKGETYKDGSSQVKKFCSTRDMLTWALDPENKAGLREVWVHDMGQTSWESPSDEQFIDGRNAWYVAGTSRMGAMGPALASFSDKSLAEVFAKNYGGDLHQFDQLSLELLSKTSMQHMKSEAGGHDMSKMKHDMKMSAADSETIDHGEMKMDAKK
- a CDS encoding ABC transporter permease subunit, which encodes MHAIITVAQKELLDAVRNRWIISVAVVLALLAVGIAWFGAAASGQVGFVSLSSTLASLSSLAVVIIPLIALLMAYDALVGEAERGTLLLLLSYPLSRYQLLLGKLLGQGSALFLATFSGFSVAAIIMGVLGDQTDWPALIKGFLLLISSASLLGWIFIAFALLFSSLVVEKSRAAAAALLGWLFFVIIFDLGLLGILVMSQGQLDSEVFPWLMLLNPTDLFRLVNLQYLGDMKMLGGVLATASSASFSIVFLFSVMLGWLVSLTGLSLWIFGRKHI
- a CDS encoding ABC transporter ATP-binding protein, with product MSILSMDQVAKSFGSVSALKSISLQLEAGQLLGLFGHNGAGKTTSIKLILGLLSPDDGQVRVFGQQPDHGDFLNQRAKIGFLQENVSFYDQLTGEEVLRYFAKLKKRSKKECMPLLEQLGLAHAAKRRVAGYSKGMRQRLGLAQALLGEPKLLLLDEPTVGLDPLATREFYQTLNQLKHQGCSVILCSHVLPGVEQYIDRAIILGQGEMLASGDMKELRHQADLPVQLDVTANQLQLSDYLQQHLSHQSGNHYQFKAPLTDKLKLNQQLSQLSSIEDFHWHLPSLEDLYNHFCNRSAS